In Vicia villosa cultivar HV-30 ecotype Madison, WI unplaced genomic scaffold, Vvil1.0 ctg.001178F_1_1, whole genome shotgun sequence, a single genomic region encodes these proteins:
- the LOC131633819 gene encoding uncharacterized protein LOC131633819 gives MLCVTVGTTQRFFVSKHGWFYYGCTKCSLKASDVNNPYKCSCGQNVEHAIPRYRVDIYVVDGDSKFRFVFWDTDCADIIGKSADSIYKAMLEEGDDDPMIYPDDLDMLHGKKMAFRAKVQPTFGQASVWKLSYDEEFVKEIEKDYITDEGDSKSLNQNPVVDRVDESIESLSAYGENDPDKIVTNTPSKGSPVYLDAVDSELQAYGTTQLSGTKPAKKVKIESDA, from the exons ATGTTATGCGTTACTGTTGGAACAACTCAAAGATTTTTTGTCTCAAAACACGGTTGGTTTTATTATGGGTGTACTAAATGTTCTTTAAAGGCATCTGATGTGAACAATCCATACAAATGTTCATGTGGACAGAATGTAGAACATGCCATACCAAG GTATCGAGTTGACATATATGTAGTTGATGGTGATTCCAAATTTCGCTTTGTGTTTTGGGACACTGACTGTGCCGACATTATTGGAAAGTCTGCTGATAGTATTTATAAAGCAATGCTTGAG GAAGGTGACGACGACCCAATGATATATCCAGATGATCTTGACATGCTACATGGTAAAAAGATGGCGTTTAGGGCTAAAGTTCAGCCAACATTTGGCCAAGCATCTGTTTGGAAACTTTCTTATGATGAAGAGTTTGTAAAGGAAATTGAGAAAGATTATATTACTGATGAA GGAGATAGCAAATCTTTAAACCAAAACCCAGTTGTTGATCGTGTTGATGAATCCATT GAGTCGTTGTCAGCATATGGAGAAAATGATCCTGATAAAATTGTGACCAATACTCCATCCAAAGGAAGTCCTGTTTATCTTGATGCTGTAGATTCTGAATTACAAGCGTATGGTACTACCCAGCTCTCAGGAACCAAGCCTGCAAAGAAAGTTAAGATTGAATCTGATGCATGA
- the LOC131633804 gene encoding UPF0481 protein At3g47200-like, whose protein sequence is MEAKPDGCVSELKNKLNEMLKGVVVPELSGIHEQCIYKVPPSIREANPQAYIPKIISIGPFHSTHGSTSDNIFHQMEQLKLKYLKGFLNRTNLSLDDLVFKFQEWENRIRSCYAGLFSYNSNDFLKIIIIDACFIIELFLRNFKYINWKENDPILLKPWLLYDITRDLTLLENQIPFFVLEDIYTLVSLNLEFPSFLAITICYFCRYNLQKITSVVCPAPKHFTDLLRTFLLPQSSFHFEPAEIGDEIDSVYSVSQLSEAGLVFEVSESKCLLELNFDDKGVFKMPCFHVHDGT, encoded by the coding sequence ATGGAGGCAAAACCAGATGGTTGTGTGAGTGAACTGAAGAATAAACTGAATGAAATGCTTAAAGGAGTGGTTGTTCCAGAATTGTCTGGAATCCATGAACAATGCATATACAAAGTACCACCAAGTATTCGCGAAGCTAATCCACAAGCTTATATACCTAAAATTATTTCCATCGGTCCTTTTCACAGTACACATGGTTCAACTAGTGACAACATTTTTCACCAAATGGAACAACTCAAACTCAAATATCTCAAAGGATTTCTAAATAGAACAAATCTTTCTCTGGATGATTTAGTTTTCAAATTTCAAGAATGGGAAAATAGAATCAGAAGCTGTTATGCAGGGCTTTTTAGCTATAACAGCAATGATTTCTTAAAAATCATTATCATTGATGCATGCTTCATAATTGAACTTTTTCTTAGGAATTTTAAATACATAAATTGGAAGGAAAATGACCCTATATTACTAAAACCTTGGTTACTTTATGACATTACACGTGACTTAACACTCCTTGAAAATCAGATACCATTTTTTGTTCTTGAAGATATATACACATTAGTAAGTCTAAACCTTGAATTTCCTTCATTTCTCGCAATTACTATATGTTATTTTTGTCGATACAACCTTCAGAAAATAACTTCAGTGGTGTGTCCAGCTCCAAAACACTTCACAGATCTACTAAGAACATTTTTGCTGCCGCAGTCATCATTTCATTTTGAACCAGCAGAAATTGGAGATGAAATTGATTCTGTATACAGTGTGAGCCAATTATCAGAAGCAGGATTAGTATTTGAAGTAAGTGAAAGTAAATGCTTACTTGAATTGAATTTCGATGATAAGGGAGTGTTCAAAATGCCATGTTTTCATGTCCATGATGGAACATAG